One Cotesia glomerata isolate CgM1 linkage group LG8, MPM_Cglom_v2.3, whole genome shotgun sequence genomic window carries:
- the LOC123270920 gene encoding uncharacterized protein LOC123270920 yields the protein MPRRKVDPGFSETRSDNLPRVDAFMVASYLATNFNFVSAEMQGAKANLSGRQSYGDAAIEFVQLKLHGPECTLKCLICPEHRVHNKSYRVTLVLNIVEEEILSIQCHDCAASSGGCKHAIAFIMWLHRRSEEPSPTDIECYWRKSVLSQVGSSIKFIMVKDFASTKESIALNKPFNALEEFVKRTNQKTVQSQILKYFNDVNNEQSLSIHNLLVNFINEGGTSYDEFLTFSRSRMSKDLCERIEKMTQDQANCELWFTLRYGRVTASKAYEASRCNTPNGILVELLVGGKKLRNTKAMERGKKLEAMVLQQVEQKMKKKFNKCGLFLSEKYPYLGASPDAIDDEFVIEIKCPTSDKSARTYIDTNNYDKVAMKYITQMQMQMLFAGRKKAMFVVADSNFEHTKAFKSIIINYESQLINKLLEDLSKFWEKCIFKRLFNSLYKTEQ from the exons atgccTCGAAGAAAAGTCGATCCTGGTTTCAGTGAAACTCGATCCGATAATCTACCTCGTGTTGATGCTTTTATGGTCGCATCTTACTTAGCTACTAACTTCAATTTTGTATCTGCAGAAATGCAAGGCGCAAAAGCTAACCT ATCCGGAAGACAGTCGTATGGAGATGCTGCTATTGAATTTGTTCAACTAAAACTTCATGGGCCAGAATGTACTCTCAAATGTCTTATTTGTCCTGAGCACAGAGTACACAATAAATCATATCGAGTGACTcttgttttaaatattgttgAGGAAGAGATTTTATCGATTCAATGTCATGATTGTGCCGCATCGTCAG GTGGATGCAAGCATGCGATTGCTTTTATAATGTGGCTACACAGAAGATCTGAAGAACCATCACCGACGGATATTGAATGTTATTGGCGAAAATCAGTTCTATCTCAAGTTGGatcatcaataaaattcattatggTAAAAGATTTTGCCAGTACTAAAGAATCGATTGCTTTGAATAAACCTTTTAATGCATTAGAAGAATTTGTAAAAAGAACAAATCAAAAAACTGTACAgagtcaaattttaaaatacttcaATGATGTAAATAACGAGCAAAGTCTTTcgattcataatttattagtaaatttcattaatgaaGGAGGAACATCTtatgatgaatttttaacattcagCAGAAGTCGAATGTCAAAAGATTTGTGTGAgcgaattgaaaaaatgactcAAGATCAAGCAAACTGTGAGCTCTGGTTTACATTGCGCTACGGACGAGTTACTGCATCAAAGGCATATGAAGCATCACGTTGTAATACACCGAATGGAATTTTAGTGGAGTTGTTGGTCGGTGGTAAAAAATTGCGGAATACAAAAGCTATGGAACGAGGCAAAAAATTAGAAGCAATGGTTTTACAACAAGTTGAACagaagatgaaaaaaaagtttaataaatgtggtttatttttatctgaaaaataTCCTTATCTAGGAGCTTCGCCTGATGCTATTGACGACGAAtttgttattgaaattaaatgcCCAACGTCAGATAAAAGTGCTCGTACATATATTGATACTAATAATTACGATAAAGTAGCAATGAAGTACATAACGCAAATGCAAATGCAAATGCTTTTTGCCGGAAGAAAAAAAGCGATGTTTGTTGTTGCAGACTCGAACTTCGAACATACAAAAGCATTtaaatctattattattaattacgaatcacaattaattaataaattattggaagatttgagtaaattttgggagaaatgtatttttaaacgattatttaattctttatacaAAACAgagcaataa
- the LOC123270919 gene encoding venom carboxylesterase-6-like isoform X1: MSMLVQVRQGKLCGVKEKNIYGKEFYAFRGIPYTKPPIGELRFKDPELPESWTGVRDAKKFGNIALQYDNASQKVIGSEDCLFLNIYTNTLNPMASKSVLVWIHGGAWIMGSGNDDMHGPDYLMEKNIVLVTINYRLGILGFLNLDDETAAGNQALKDQVMALRWVQQNIDKFGGDVKNVTIFGDSAGAASVHYLTLSPLAKGLFHKAIIQSGVATNPWGTAPYSGVETAVKISLLLGKKITDTKELIEYLRTVDATRLVEAERIVRPWKKLHLLENPFVPSIDSKSKNPFLNIPVEEAAMFGIQVPHIIGYTSHEGIIILPDMNEKIYAEVEDNQEELLLHPNIKIFLQKRNISVKDIKNFFMGNNKISNENVNLYVDLMSAVNFLINIQHTLETQLSISNVQSYVYKFEYFSKDTAVLQKLIGTNFEGTSHGEDIFFLFCPKILNKLGMKPPAIGSAEYIIQQRFLELFTTFAKTGNPNAKKSNLIQIKWQPVDSPMMYNCLKISENLSMIKESNILHNILKEIKK, from the exons ATGAGTATGCTTGTGCAAGTGCGACAAGGTAAGTTGTGTGgcgtcaaagaaaaaaatatatatggcAAAGAATTTTATGCGTTTCGGGGGATCCCGTACACAAAGCCGCCGATTGGAGAATTAAGATTCAag GATCCAGAACTACCAGAATCTTGGACTGGAGTGAGAGATGCTAAGAAATTTGGAAATATAGCATTACAATATGATAATGCATCACAGAAAGTAATAGGAAGCGAAGATTGTCTTTTCTTAAATATCTATACAAACACTTTGAATCCAATGGCATCAAAATCTGTATTGGTATGGATCCATGGTGGTGCTTGGATCATGGGTTCTGGTAATGATGACATGCACGGACCAGATTATttgatggaaaaaaatatcgtcctagttacaattaattatcgaCTTGGTATACTAG GTTTTCTCAACTTGGATGATGAAACAGCTGCTGGAAATCAGGCATTGAAGGATCAGGTCATGGCATTGAGATGGGTACaacaaaatattgataaatttggTGGTGACGTGAAAAATGTTACGATTTTCGGAGACAGTGCTGGAGCGGCATCGGTGCATTATTTAACACTATCACCTTTAGCGAAAG GATTATTTCACAAAGCTATAATACAAAGCGGCGTGGCTACTAATCCATGGGGAACTGCGCCATATTCTGGAGTTGAAACTGCAGTAAAGATATCTTTGCTACTGGGAAAGAAAATAACTGACACTAAAGAACTTATCGAATACTTACGAACTGTCGACGCGACTCGTCTAGTTGAAGCAGAGCGTATAGTTAGGCCTTGGAAG AAACTTCATTTACTGGAAAATCCTTTCGTACCGTCAATAgattcaaaatcaaaaaatccaTTTCTTAATATTCCAGTAGAAGAAGCTGCTATGTTTGGAATTCAAGTGCCTCATATAATTGGTTATACAAGTCATGAAGGAATTATTATTCTTCCAG atatgaatgaaaaaatctACGCCGAAGTGGAGGATAATCAAGAAGAGTTGTTGCTTCATccaaatatcaaaatatttctGCAAAAACGAAATATATCTgtgaaagatattaaaaatttcttcatgggtaataataaaatttccaacgaGAATGTCAACTTATATGTTGATTTAATGAGCGCTGttaattttcttatcaatATACAACATACTTTAGAGACTCAACTATCGATTTCAAATGTACAATCATATGTGTATAagtttgaatatttttctaaagacACTGCAgttcttcaaaaattaattggcACCAATTTTGAAG gTACATCTCATGGAGAAgatatcttttttttgttttgtccaaaaattttgaataaacttGGAATGAAACCACCAGCTATCGGGTCAGCTGAATATATCATCCAACAAAGATTCTTAGAGTTATTTACTACCTTTGCAAAAACTGG aaatccGAATgccaaaaaatcaaatctaATTCAGATTAAATGGCAACCAGTGGACAGTCCAATGATGTACAATTGTTTGAAGATATCCGAAAATCTCAGTATGATTAAAGAATCAAACATTTTACACaatatattaaaagaaattaaaaaataa
- the LOC123270919 gene encoding esterase FE4-like isoform X2 has translation MSMLVQVRQGKLCGVKEKNIYGKEFYAFRGIPYTKPPIGELRFKDPELPESWTGVRDAKKFGNIALQYDNASQKVIGSEDCLFLNIYTNTLNPMASKSVLVWIHGGAWIMGSGNDDMHGPDYLMEKNIVLVTINYRLGILGFLNLDDETAAGNQALKDQVMALRWVQQNIDKFGGDVKNVTIFGDSAGAASVHYLTLSPLAKGLFHKAIIQSGVATNPWGTAPYSGVETAVKISLLLGKKITDTKELIEYLRTVDATRLVEAERIVRPWKKLHLLENPFVPSIDSKSKNPFLNIPVEEAAMFGIQVPHIIGYTSHEGIIILPDMNEKIYAEVEDNQEELLLHPNIKIFLQKRNISVKDIKNFFMGNNKISNENVNLYVDLMSAVNFLINIQHTLETQLSISNVQSYVYKFEYFSKDTAVLQKLIGTNFEEIRMPKNQI, from the exons ATGAGTATGCTTGTGCAAGTGCGACAAGGTAAGTTGTGTGgcgtcaaagaaaaaaatatatatggcAAAGAATTTTATGCGTTTCGGGGGATCCCGTACACAAAGCCGCCGATTGGAGAATTAAGATTCAag GATCCAGAACTACCAGAATCTTGGACTGGAGTGAGAGATGCTAAGAAATTTGGAAATATAGCATTACAATATGATAATGCATCACAGAAAGTAATAGGAAGCGAAGATTGTCTTTTCTTAAATATCTATACAAACACTTTGAATCCAATGGCATCAAAATCTGTATTGGTATGGATCCATGGTGGTGCTTGGATCATGGGTTCTGGTAATGATGACATGCACGGACCAGATTATttgatggaaaaaaatatcgtcctagttacaattaattatcgaCTTGGTATACTAG GTTTTCTCAACTTGGATGATGAAACAGCTGCTGGAAATCAGGCATTGAAGGATCAGGTCATGGCATTGAGATGGGTACaacaaaatattgataaatttggTGGTGACGTGAAAAATGTTACGATTTTCGGAGACAGTGCTGGAGCGGCATCGGTGCATTATTTAACACTATCACCTTTAGCGAAAG GATTATTTCACAAAGCTATAATACAAAGCGGCGTGGCTACTAATCCATGGGGAACTGCGCCATATTCTGGAGTTGAAACTGCAGTAAAGATATCTTTGCTACTGGGAAAGAAAATAACTGACACTAAAGAACTTATCGAATACTTACGAACTGTCGACGCGACTCGTCTAGTTGAAGCAGAGCGTATAGTTAGGCCTTGGAAG AAACTTCATTTACTGGAAAATCCTTTCGTACCGTCAATAgattcaaaatcaaaaaatccaTTTCTTAATATTCCAGTAGAAGAAGCTGCTATGTTTGGAATTCAAGTGCCTCATATAATTGGTTATACAAGTCATGAAGGAATTATTATTCTTCCAG atatgaatgaaaaaatctACGCCGAAGTGGAGGATAATCAAGAAGAGTTGTTGCTTCATccaaatatcaaaatatttctGCAAAAACGAAATATATCTgtgaaagatattaaaaatttcttcatgggtaataataaaatttccaacgaGAATGTCAACTTATATGTTGATTTAATGAGCGCTGttaattttcttatcaatATACAACATACTTTAGAGACTCAACTATCGATTTCAAATGTACAATCATATGTGTATAagtttgaatatttttctaaagacACTGCAgttcttcaaaaattaattggcACCAATTTTGAAG aaatccGAATgccaaaaaatcaaatctaA
- the LOC123270047 gene encoding uncharacterized protein LOC123270047, giving the protein MSDILHDSLLKIFLHYNEIIYTPFESICEATELFGVEKSITGWAHFMLRTRIVTTGLSDTEVRARVRRGCPQGGVTSPLMWILVINELLVALKNLGVYTVGYADDVVLMVRGTSPAEMRWRTQRALDLIQKWCTGKSLRVNPTKTEMVLFTKRRKLKIIAPSIFGTELKFSKEVRYLGVTLDSKLTWRSHIEKQTKKATATFWACRRIFGITWGLRPKLIKWIYTTILVPQLTFASVVWWSLLKKNINIKTLFKVYKLSLLGITGALRTTATLAMGALLNLEPPHITAEALAMKTAMRLHFNGYWKRTKMGHASILRDRGLDGLLARGGDMSPRSYHFSHHYRVFIPSRQEWEEESKSILSPAGLVWYTDGSKMEKGAGAGIYSSGPKTEISLQLRDTASIFQTEVYAIWACAEHIKKLNHRNKHIYICSDSCAALRALEQIEVSSRLVRSCMNSLDELARYNRVKLLWIPGHSGNAGNDRANELAKAGARKRDPEPMFDIAAPFSLIKQQTSLWADNKFQEVWTEAKGMLHTRALIKGPSRTLGLSSIGLDKKTLRLTVGFITGHWTTGRHLKHMGISESSVCSRCRSEEETPRHLILHCEELATVRENILGFRNGESIDVLEIGVGRLLHFLKQTGLANSSAT; this is encoded by the coding sequence ATGAGTGATATTTTGCACGACTctctcttaaaaatatttttacattataatgaaattatttacaccCCCTTCGAATCAATATGCGAGGCAACAGAGCTCTTTGGGGTGGAGAAATCTATCACCGGCTGGGCTCATTTTATGCTTCGGACTAGAATAGTGACTACCGGACTTAGTGACACTGAGGTCCGGGCCCGAGTGAGGAGGGGCTGCCCACAAGGAGGGGTAACATCTCCTCTCATGTGGATCCTGGTCATTAACGAGCTCCTAGTGGCGCTGAAAAACCTAGGAGTGTACACTGTGGGCTACGCTGATGACGTCGTACTGATGGTCAGAGGCACAAGCCCAGCAGAGATGAGATGGAGAACGCAACGTGCTCTAGATCTCATACAAAAATGGTGCACCGGGAAATCTCTAAGGGTCAATCCCACTAAAACAGAGATGGTGCTCTTTACGAAGAGGAGGAAGCTGAAAATCATAGCTCCCTCAATTTTTGGCACGGAGCTTAAATTCTCAAAGGAGGTACGCTACCTAGGCGTAACTCTGGACAGTAAGCTCACGTGGAGAAGCCACATCGAAAAGCAGACCAAGAAAGCAACTGCCACTTTCTGGGCATGCAGAAGAATATTTGGCATAACATGGGGTCTGAGGCCGAAATTGATCAAGTGGATTTACACTACAATTTTGGTACCACAGCTCACCTTTGCCTCTGTGGTATGGTGGTCTTTGCTTAAGAAGAACATCAACATCAAGACACTATTTAAGGTCTATAAACTTTCTTTGCTGGGGATAACTGGGGCTTTAAGAACCACAGCAACCCTAGCAATGGGGGCACTCCTGAATCTGGAGCCCCCACATATCACAGCAGAAGCTCTTGCTATGAAAACAGCAATGAGACTGCATTTCAACGGATACTGGAAAAGGACTAAGATGGGACATGCATCCATCCTAAGGGATAGGGGACTCGATGGGCTCCTAGCCCGGGGAGGAGACATGAGCCCTCGTAGTTACCACTTCAGTCATCACTACAGAGTCTTCATTCCAAGTAGGCAGGAATGGGAAGAAGAAAGCAAGAGCATCCTGTCCCCCGCGGGGCTTGTCTGGTATACGGACGGCTCCAAAATGGAAAAAGGGGCAGGGGCTGGTATCTACAGCAGTGGACCGAAAACAGAAATTTCTCTGCAACTAAGGGACACTGCATCGATTTTTCAGACAGAGGTATACGCGATTTGGGCCTGTGCAGAGCACATCAAAAAGCTCAATCACAGGAACAAGCACATCTACATCTGTAGTGATAGTTGCGCAGCGCTCAGAGCACTAGAACAAATAGAAGTGTCCTCGAGGCTGGTGCGTAGCTGCATGAATTCGCTGGATGAACTGGCGAGATACAACAGAGTCAAACTCCTATGGATACCGGGTCATAGCGGGAACGCAGGAAATGACAGAGCAAACGAACTGGCGAAGGCAGGAGCCCGCAAGAGGGACCCCGAGCCAATGTTCGACATAGCAGCGCCTTTCAGCCTCATTAAGCAACAGACTTCTTTATGGGCTGATAACAAGTTCCAGGAAGTGTGGACTGAAGCAAAAGGCATGCTGCACACGAGGGCACTAATAAAAGGACCCTCTAGAACACTAGGCCTGTCCTCGATAGGGCTCGACAAGAAAACGCTAAGGCTAACTGTCGGGTTCATCACAGGACATTGGACAACTGGCAGACATCTGAAGCATATGGGCATCTCAGAGAGCTCTGTATGCTCCAGATGTCGATCAGAGGAGGAAACACCTCGACACCTAATCCTCCATTGCGAGGAACTAGCAACAGTTCGGGAGAACATACTAGGATTCCGCAATGGAGAGTCGATCGATGTGCTGGAGATTGGCGTGGGACGGCTGCTCCACTTTCTGAAGCAGACAGGCCTGGCCAATTCTTCGGCGACGTAA